The following nucleotide sequence is from Drosophila kikkawai strain 14028-0561.14 chromosome 2L, DkikHiC1v2, whole genome shotgun sequence.
ccatttttaatatttccttcTCGGGCTTTTATGGCAGATAAAACAAGATTAATTCTTTGTACTTCTGGCTTAAAAGTTGCCATACCTTTCATAAAATACAATGTTTATGTTAGTATCTATGTAGGGGAAAATAAAATCTGAGCTTTTATTATAGTGCAAAAAATTATGGCAAGCTGACATGCCTTTAGTTTGAGGTTTTTGGCAAACTGCTGAtttatataaatccaaattataCGGTAATTCCATTTTATTATCTTCCATTAtgcatataatattttattaaagtatTCGTCGTATTTATTCAGGAAATGATTTtcaataaagttttaaataacaaaactccttaatgcaaaatagcagGGTTAAACTGGACTTTTTGGAGACCACGGCCTTGTAAAACTCAGGAGCTTTCaagttaatttataaaacGGATAAACTTGTCATAAATCCCAAatggtatataaaaaatatcctttGCTATAAAACGTCCTGTGCTTTCAAGCTTTTTTGAAACTTGTAGAAGTCCCCAAAGTCCTGTTCTGCTATTCAGGAACTTCTTTTTCGTGACTACTATATTTGTAAATGTCTAattatactttaaattttcttattttattaattattgaaCTAATTAATACTACTTATTTCTTGTATACAATTAAAATAGTAAACATTGCCACACTGTGGCTCTTATGACATGGAGCATCATCATACGACTCGTTTGTTGTTTCGCATATAAATCTTTTTCagccattttaaaatttttgttgttatcaCCATTGATAATGAAGGCTTTTCGCTAAATAATTTATGGgcattttcaaaatattaagtGTAATAAGTGGCTGATAGGAATCATTGAGGCACACACCAAAATACTATCAAAATATTGGCAATCAGAGGCGTAGAATGTTGAGTTAAAATGTTGATTAGATTAGTGAtcactgctatatattttcaaataggATCCACAAGATAACTTTCTCATAATGGGAACTTCTTTTCTGTGCGATGACGTAGTGGTAGATCGGGGAAACTGAATGATATGGTGTTACTAAACCgagcatatatgtacatgtctTGTAACTTGTAAATAGACTGCATGGTTCATAAAAATACCCTTTACTATGAGGCATATTCCTTATTCTGAACCGATTaatacttgtttattttttcacaAAATTCGTAAAAAGGCGTtctctaaaagtatgctatacgAAAATGTACATTTCGGAAAGACAAACTTCagaccaacaaaaaatatactaataATTATGGGATGGCCTGTACCTCTTAGTTGCTCCCGACTGCAGGTGGCTTCTGTAAATTTCCGTTTAAACTAATCCCAGCTCATCATACCTACACTTGGTGGTCAAAACATGAAAATTTCTCAGCTTGTCATAATCCAAAAGTTGGCTGGACTCGCAACTGGCCAGGATGCTGGAGAAAAGTGGGTGGGTCAAAGCACTTTATCAAGCCAGTTTGCCAAGCCATCCGAGTGCCTTCCGAGTGGCTTCTCCTTCTGGCCGGGCTAAAGGGGGGAGCAGATGAATCTCAAACTGAAAGCTTGAGCAAGTTATTAAGCGcggaaacaaaaacaactgcGACCCATTCAGAGCTGGCTTTGTTAACGAGGATGTCGTTAATGAGACTGCGGTTCAAGTAGCAAATAGTTCTCCCTGGTAAGCGGTCACTAACTGTAAAGTTTCCTTCGGCTTTTGGTCCTTTTCGGTGCAAGTTGTAAATTGTTCTTactgcgttttttttttcgttttggtaTCATCTCGTCCctcaaaagaaataaaaaaaaatgtgtcagGCTTGGCACGAATGTCCGGACGACATAATGATATTCTGCAAGTTTGCAGGCACacatcctgctcctgctgcgttggatttgaaaagtttttgagaaaattgAACGAATGAATACTTTGACAGCTCGAACGTGAGTGTTCGGTTACAAAACGAAGATGGATAATGGGGCCGGAAGTCATTTTTCGTTTACACAGCCGAATCGCAATTACCCACCCAATGCCAGATCACCCAAGAAGTAACAAAGTTCGAATTGATTTCCTCAACAcaaatttaatgatttaataatATTGGTGTCTAACCGGACCAGTGGGACCAGCCGCGGATCTCGTTCCAGATGTGGGTGCCGGGGCACTCGGTGGCGCTGACCTGACGATGGCCGTACAGGATGTAGCCGGAGCTGAGCTGGCCGCGGTTGACGGCgtcctgcagcagctgcttggCGGCGGAGATCATGTTCGGCTCCAAAGTGTCCCAGTTGTAGTTGCCCAGGAAGCTGATGCCGATGCTGTAGGGATTCCACTCAGCGGCATGGGCGCCCATGTTGTTCCAGCCACGACCCTCGTACACGTTGCCATCTCCGCCGATCAGGAAGTTGTAGCCGATATCGGGCCAGCCCAGAGAGTCCATGTGGTAGCTCTGGACACTCTGCAGGACGGCGTTGCACTGGGCGCGGGTCTCGCAGTAGGAGCCGGCGGTGTGGTGGATGATGGCGTAGCTCAGGTAGTTGCCCAGGCCGACGGTCCACTTGGCGCCGCGACCGCCCCACTCCGCCTTGGAGACGACGTAGACCCCTTGGGCCATGTACTGGCTGCAGACCAGGACGGCGAGGAGAAGAGCCACTTTGGAAACCATGATTACCAGCTGTAATAGTTGACGATCACTTGATGGAGATTGAGGTGTCGCGCGGTGCTTATATAGGGGACTGGGATCCAAAGTAGCACCTTATCTTTGCGTTTGCTACTGATTTACAGCGCTACTTGGCGGCACTTACTCTGATTCGCCTCGGGGGAAGCACCTCAGAGAGAGCTTCGTCATAATCATaatcatttgatttattcgaTTGGCCATTCCAGAGGTCCTTATCGGTGATTTGGACATAGTTTTCCGGTTACAACTTTTGTTGTTCTTCTTAGGGAATTAAGTTAAGCAAAGGTCTTAACAACACATAATTTACATAGTTCCTatcctataaaatatatatatttctgatcagcatcagcagtcGAGATGACTTAGGTGCACCAgtaagtttttataaaaactaaagaacTCGGAAACTATAAAAGGTAAGTATACCAACTTGTGCATAAATAGGTAGGCAGGGAAACATACATTAAAGTTCTAATCTTCTCTATCCATCTCGCTCGCTCAAATGTTTAGTTAAGACACGAACCTTAGCTTTAAACTGAGGCGAACCAAAATGGATATACCTTTTTTACCCTTCCAGGGTATTCTTATTTTAGTCATAAGTTGGCAACGCAGTGAatgagacatttccgaccctataaagtaaatatattcttgatcagcattgacagccgagtcgatacgTTTCCGTCTGTACATTTCTATGCAAAATAGTCCCTAAGTTTTGAAtatatctgaatgaaactttgtagATAGTCTTCTTATTGCTCTCACTGTGAGACTACCCTCACTGACACATTATAACTTCGGTGTTTTTGGATATATTTTCGTCTTTTTGAGTTACAGTCATTTTGTATCATTTCATTGTTATTGTATTAATACATCATAGAAAATGTGTGGGATTTCATAAAACGCAAGAGGAGTGCAAACTTAACAAGAGCTCGAAAGGAAACAATTGCTAAAGTCGAAGGACTATGGATGGAAATTTCGATTGAAACGCGTTTAAATTCAGTAAAATCTGTTCCTGCTAGTTTCCAAAAGGTTATAGATACCGTAGGAaggttttttatacccttgcagggtattataatttcagtcagaagtttgcaacgcagtgaaggagacgtttccgaccctataaagtatatatattcttgatcagcatcaacagccgagtcgatctagccatgtccgtctgtccgtctgtccgtctgtccgtctgtccgtttctacgcaaactagtccctcagttttaaagctatctgaatgaaactttgcatatagtcttctatatgctctcactgctatatatgtcggaacgggccggatcggacgactatatcatatagctcccatacaaatgttcgataaatttttaggaaaaaaattataactttgctgtttttcaatatttttccatcattttttagatatggccattttatattattttagaatttttgtaaaaattttatgaaaatcggacgactatatgatatagctgccataggaacgatcgggaaattaataggaaaaaaattattgcttcgttgtttttcaacgtatttttatctactctgagatataggctttttttattgttctagaattttggtataaatttcataaaaatcggacaaatatatcatatagctgccatagaagcgatcggtaattgtataaaatatgtaaagctgggaatgtaaaactgtaactgtctaactgtaaacataataagtataggtaaactgtaatgaaactctgttttgtgagtgttttcaacatttatatctataatataaacatcaaaaccaatctgcaagggtatacaaacttcggcgtgccgaagttagcttcctttcttgttttatattaatttctactttctactttaaaaaaatcgaaCTTCGGCATCCCACTTtaatgaatttgtattttttgtataggatttaaaatgaaatgtaatatttgttctagtttttttttattactctattataaataaattgttctAATGCTTTttagacaaataaaatacagttattttatttatgtcaaAATACTTATGACCACGATTCTAcattaatttggttttgataaaaGTTCATTTTGAAATGGTATAAAATTGGTATATTTGGggtttcaaaaatttaaaatacaaacttGTATTACATTTCCCTTTACAGTTTTACAGATACAGTTTAACATTCACATCATTACATTTTCCCCACATCtacatatatgatataatCTTCCCATTTTCATAAAGCCCATTTTATAAATGTGTTAACATCTTAGTACGGTTTCCTGTGCCTGTCACCTTGTTACTTGAACAGTAAaccaaaatacaaatatattttcatcaTGAAGGAAGGTAAGTAACCTCTAGTGCATTTTCACAGATTTTTAGTCTGAAACTTGCGGACTTTACAGAACTGCAGGCGgagtttaataaatttatggaAAACGTGAGTGCAATTGATCactgtgtattataatttgtgaCTATTTTCCTGACTTCCAGATGAGCTGCTTGTCTTTGATGAAAATATCTTATACAGGTCGCTGCGAAATGGCCCGAAAACTTCCGCACTGCAATAGATACACAAATATCATCAACTACTTTCAGTTGATGTATTGCGATTTCAGAGTACGCAACAATAAGAATGAGATATACATGATGGGTTTATATAGCCTGATCTATATGCTACTTTTATGTGTAGTTTTTTTGTCCATCAACGAATAGTGAGTTGGCGTCCGTGAACCATATAAACCTTTTGTGCATATCTGATCCATATGAATTTCCACAGCTATTTACCCGCTCTGAAAATCGCGGCGATAAGGTGTCGGTTGAACGAGTACTTGGCCGGTGTAATActggtgggcgtggccaaTTCCACTAACGATGTCCTGCTTAGTTTATCGCCAGTGCGGGCGGGGTCTCCCACCCTGAACATAGCCATGTCCACTGCCCTGACTTCCATATGTCTGAGCGGTGGAGCGATCTGCTTTATAATGCCGTTCAAGATGAGCGGTTCCAATGTTTTTCGCGATTTCCTCTTTGTGATATTTCTTCTTGAGCTAATCCGCCTCTTTCTGGACATAACTGCACTAACCAACTGGATAAAGGCCGCTGGTGAGTAAACCTAATGAACAAACTAAAAAGAATTAGTATCTATTTATCGTGGTTAGTGATACTTTCTATATACCCAATATACCTGGCTGTAAATATATTCGATTTTATCCTTACGCGTCACAATATAAGAAGTAAGTGGTTGAAATATACATACTAGAcaatgtttaatgtttttaattccCTGCTGAACTCCGACGCGAAATCCACTTCCTGAGAAATGAGCCGAACTCGCCGCagatggaaaaaaaaatgtacgaTAAGGTTATTACATTAACCGATCTTGAAGTGGACGACGACGTCCAGCTACTACGAATGAAAACCCGCTATGGAATTTTTCGCGCCGGCGTCTATGTCACACCGAAGCCTTTGGTTGAGCCGAAGGAGGTGAACGCGGTGAGCAACAGAAAGGTCCTGCACAGCATTAACAATCCGCGGAATCGTTTTCTGTTCACCGAGTTCTTCCAAGAACTCAATCCCATTGATAAAGACCAGTGGTCGTTGAGTGGCAAATTCGGACGGTTAAAAATCATCCTTACGGCGCCTGTCTCGTTCATCTTGCGTCTGGCGATCCCAAAAGTGAACTATGCTCAGATCAAGCATGGCTGGAGCAAGTTACTCAACTGCTTGCAGATAGTTATAAATCCCTTTTGGGTCCTCATGCTGTTGGAAAGTGCGTTATTCTGAAACAGGATATATTGTCACTTACGATTAACCTAAATCACTATCTCTTTTCAGCAATGTTTGGTTCAACTCATGGTACAAGTTGgttaattacttttaattatgAATATGCTTATTGGTCCTTGGCGGTAACAGTGCCGCTGTCGTTAATTGTATTTTGCCACTCGCGAACGGATATCCCGCCCCCCTACCATATCGTAAGACGAACAATATACTGGGCCCAGCGAGGCTTCCCACTTCGATTCCTACTTTAATTCCATTTCCACTTCTGCTTTCAAggtttttgctgctgccaaCATTATCAGCGTGATCACTGTTGTCTGGGTTTGCGCCTGGGAAATGGAGGTGATCGTCTCCATAATTGGCATCGTATTTCACTTATCGCCCAACTACATGATCGTCACCTTCAACGCGTTGTCTAATGCGCTGCCGGATATGATCACCTACACCCGTCTCTCTAAGAAAGGGTTCGGGAAGATGGCCTTTGGCGGCATCATTGGCGGCATAGTGTTCGGTAAGGCCCTGAATTTCCATATCTGTCGCCCCAATATATGATATTTGAATACAACATTTTGTGGCTCTCCCGCAGACCTCGTAAGCAACATTGGAACACAGTTTGCACAAAAAAAGCTGGATCATTCGGATATGTTCGGAGACTTCGGCGAGACCCTCTACGTATTCCTGTTGCTGGCAATCTGGACCACGATATCGTGGTGCTGGATCTTTGACTTTCACGCCCGCCGCTCCGGCGGGGTCTTTTTGTGGTGCTTGTTCGGGATCTTCCTCATCTACGTAACTTTTATAGAGCTGAACTTGATCCACGACTTTACCGAAGACATGGTTATCCGAATGAAAAGCTAATCCACGACCCacaagccgttttttggatcAATAAAACCTTGCATgctattatattttttaattctgaTCGTGTGTTTTTATTGAGGAAGAAACAAGGCTTTAACCGGACCAGTGGGACCAGCCGCGGATCTCGTTCCAGATGTGGGTGCCGGGGCACTCGGTGGCGCTGACCTGACGATGGCCGTACAGGATGTAGCCGGAGCTGAGCTGGCCGCGGTTGACGGCgtcctgcagcagctgcttggCGGCGGAGATCATGTTCGGCTCCAAAGTGTCCCAGTTGTAGTTGCCCAGGAAGCTGATGCCGATGCTGTAGGGATTCCACTCAGCGGCATGGGCGCCCATGTTGTTCCAGCCACGACCCTCGTACACGTTGCCATCTCCGCCGATCAGAAAGTTGTAGCCGATATCGGGCCAGCCCAGGGAGTCCATGTGGTAGCTCTGGACGCTCTGCAGGACGGCGTTGCACTGGGCGCGGGTCTCGCAGTAGGAGCCGGCGGTGTGGTGGATGATGGCGTAGCTCAGGTAGTTGCCCAGGCCGACGGTCCACTTGGCGCCGCGACCGCCCCACTCCGCCTTGGAGACGACGTAGACTCCCTGGGCCATGTACTGGCTGCAGACCAGGACGGTGAGAAGTAGAGCCACTTTGGAAACCATGATTACCAGCTGTAATAGTTGACGATCACTTGATGGAGATTGAGGTGTCGCGCGGTGCTTATATAGGGAACCGAGATCCAAAATAATACTACGGCTTATCGGACATTTGGGGCTGATTTACAACCCTCATAAGCGGCACCTGCTTAGATTCTTATTAGGGGAAGACCCTCCCGGCTGACGCCGTCGCAATCTGCTGATGTTGATTTATTCCAAAACTGATTAAGGTGGCTAATTATCAATGGAAGCTTCGGCCGACACATTGGCTGGCAAATGTGTGTCTACCTTTCTATCATTTCTTGGGGCTTTAATGGCACAGGAAAAGAGAATATGGTCTGACCCGGTAAAAGACTAGCATTTACTACATTTACTACATTCATTATATTCATTATATTCATTAAGTTGGCCTTCCAATTTTCGTCAATATTTTAAGtgattctttaaaatatattataggGGTTTATCATGAGGCTGCGCACCAGAGGATCCAAGTGGAATTTCACTCAGCTTGACTATGAATTTGAGAACTTCTTTATGAACGTGAGCGACTGGTATTTAATTAGAAAGTTCTGTTACATTTAGTCCTTTGTCCTTCCTTTCGACAGATAAGCTGTGTGGCTGTGATGCGGCTGCCCTACTCCATGCGCTGCATGATGGCCAAGAGAGCCCATGACTGCAAGCGTATTATTAACTTTTTCAACTACTTCCGCATGATGTACTGCTACATTGACATTGACAACAAAACGACAGAGATCCTGTTGATGTGCCTATTCCTGCTCATCTGCGTGGTGTTCCTGTGGGTGATGTCCTACAATATCAGTACCTTGTAAGTTGCTGGCTATCTTCGACTGACAGGTATTCATTCACCTGCGAGCTTGCAGCTTTGCGCCCGTGTTGAAGATAGTCAGCTGGAAGCTGCATATGAACGAGTATCTAGCGGGTGTCACCTTCCTGGCCTTCGGCAACTCGTGTCCAGACATAATTGCCAATCTGATGCCCGTGCGAGCCGATGCCCCTATCTTCACCATAGCGGTGGGCAATGCCCTGGCCATAATACTCCTCAGCGGCGGCGCAGTGTGCTTCCTAAggccttttaaaataaacggACACTGTACGGTGCGGGACCTTTTGTTCCTGCTACTCGGTGTGGAGGTTCTGCGTTATGTGATGGTCAGGGGTGGGCCTGGAACTGTGACCATGTGGGAGAGCATAGGTAAGTTCCATTTACATCACAGCTACAAAATTCTAAATTACCTACCCCAAAGGTCTGATCTTCGTGTATGTTGTCTATGTAACCGTAAATGTCATCGATCTCGTCATAATGCGTTACTCCATGAAGAGTAAGCTAAATGAATATTAAGAAGAACCCTAATCAATGTCCACCCCCCAGAGCTTCGAAGGGAACTCGAGGAAATGAAGAGTCTACCAACTATACCACAAAACGAGTACGCGGCCAGGATGGGAAAACTGACTTCGTGGGAGGTGGACGACGAACTCCCCATCCATGACACCACTAAGTACCGTCGCTCTACGGCGTCGGGAAGTCACTTTATCGAAGCGACCCATGCTGGCTACTTCGTTACCCCAAAACAGAGGGATCCTCCCGAGACCGTTGACGTCGAGAAGAATCGAACGTATCTGTACAATTCGGAGAATCCGAAGAACCTTATGCTCTTCCGCGAGTTTCTCGAGTCCCTGAATCCCATTGACGGAGAGGCGTGGGAGCTGGGTGGTTGCTGTCAGCGCTTCTTCCTAATCATCCGGAGTCCTCTGGTGCTCTTACTGCTGGTCTTCATTCCCGTGGTGGACTTTGAGAAGGACAAGCATGGCTGGAGCAAGCTGCTCAACTGCTTGCAGATTGTGCTGAATCCGTTTGTGGTCATCACTCTGGTGCATTGTAGGTATGTGTGAGTCCAGAGGCAAAGCATCTAATGTCCTACCCGGGTCACCTCCAGCCGCGGTGTCCAGCAAGTACCATACGTGGTACATAACCCTCAATCTCAGTATATCCATGTGGTCACCATGTCTGACGCTTCCGCTGGCTATTGCGATTTTCCTCCATTCGCGAACGGATGTGCCGCCTTGCTATCACCTGGTAGGCCCTCGGTGCTCGGTCTTTGATACAGGTCTCATGGTATTCTTTTTAGCTCTTCGCCTTGCTCACCTTTTTCAGTTCTATCACAACCATATGGATAGCGGCCACCGAGTTGGAGGTGCTCTCCGAGATTGTGGGCATTGTCTTTGATCTGTCGGAGAACTTTATGGCCGTCACCATTGGAGCGATATCGAATGCCACGCCGGATATGATAGCCAACTCGCACCTGACTCTGCAGGGCTACGGACGGATGGCCTTTGCCGCCATCATAGGTGGTCCTGTTTTTGGTATTAACGTGGTTTCAATGTTGTTTCAATCATATCCAGAATAATTCCTTTATTTCAGCTATTGTGGTCAGCATGAGTGTGGCCTTCATATTCAACAAGAGAGTTCGCCAGGTGGACGCCGCCTCGTGGGTGTTCGGCGAGCACGGTGAAATCTGTTATTATTTCCTGGTTATAACTATTGCGACCACGCTATGGTGGTCCATCACCTACGACTTTCATGCCCGTCGGTCCGCCGGAGTTTTTCTGTGGTGCATTTTCCTACTCTTCATGCTCTTCGTCATTTGTGCGGAGTGGGAGGTCATTCACGATCTGTCCGTGGACAGTATATTGAAACCAGTTTGATTGATAGGAAATTTTACAGCCccaaaatgttaaaattttaCTGAGACATTAAGTATATTTAATTGGGAACTCTAACTGTGCAGAGTTTAATGCATTTTCAAGTTGAATTCCCAAAGTTCGGTCTGCATTTTCCACCATAATCGGAGGTAGagattgccgctgctgccaaCGCACAGACTAATTAAGTTAATGAAGTatcataattaaaacattGCCAAGGGAAATGCCCTCCAAAGGCGTCGGCAAACGAGAAAACGAACTGACAGTCGTCCATTGAAATGCAGCGGAGTAGACACTCCTGGCAAACTGTCCTGACCCGACACTCGAGCATAAAAAAGAGCTTGTTGCATAATGAAGGGAAACCTCGACCGATGTGCAACGACGGGGAAGGCATCTCGTTAATTAGGGCTAAAGTCGCTGGAGATTGGTGTCCTGAAAGAGCGCCGATTTGCGGCTCAGTAATGCCAAAGGATAAGATATTAAGAACCACTAGCAATAGCAGCTAGTCACCAACTAGAAAGTgctaaaaaatcttaaattaaataactcttatattttatgattGCTTTTTCTGTGCAACTCAGTCCtgccaaatgcaaatttcacTTGATTCCGGCATTTTTTCCCAACTGCAGCTATAACATAACCATTAGATTTAAGTACAATTGCATAAACAAGGACTGTGCgcaagagaaaaaaagagggCGAAGCGGAAGCCAAGTGGCAGCTCCAACTTCAAAGGCAAATGCCACGCAGCATTCCGGCAGCAATAAAAGCACTCAGCTAGCTCCCTTAGACTTCCGTCCATGTGTCCATCTTCCATCCGCTATCCGCCTCCATCTGTGCACTTAATGTGACATGTTTTTGCAGCAGCTTTGGTTTCTCTCCTTTCGCCACTCGAGATTTCCCTTCGGCAGCAGGAGAGTCATGCGATTTGATGCATTTTGCTTGTTACCaaattgttttgcattttcccTCACGTTTTTACATAGACTTCCAGTGCCGAATTGAGGCAAAAACGAGCAAAGGAATTCATTGGCCAGGTCCTGTTCCCCTGATTCCCTGATTCGGTGTGAAAGtcatcaaatatttaaagctcaAGTGCAGAATGGCATTCAGTATTGGCAGAGAATGATgtgaaattgattttaagCTGGCATGATATATCGGTCAGCGGATTGGCATTTCATTATAGAAAAAGCAATTTTATTATACccctgcagggtattataatttcagtcagaagtttgcaacgcagtgaaggagacgtttccgaccctataaagtatatatattcttgatcagcatcaacagccgagtcgatctagccatgtccgtctgtccgtctgtccgtctgtccgtctgtccgtccgtctgtccgtccgtctgtccgtccgtccgtctgtccgtttctacgcaaactagtccctcagttttaaagctatctgaatgaaactttgcatagagtcttctatatactctcactgctatatatgtcggaacgggccggatcggacgactatatcatatagctcccatacaaatgttcgataaattaaaaaaaaaaaaatttaacttggctgtttttcaatatttttgcatcatttttgagatatagtcattttatatttttccagaattttggtaaaatttttatgaaaatcggacgactatatcttatagctgccataggaacgatcggaaaatgaataggaaaaaaattataacttcgttgtttttcaacatattcttatctacttttagatataagcttcttttattatttcagaattttgttaaaaattttatgaaaatcggacaactatatcatatagctgccatataaacgatcggtaaatgtagagaaaatgtaaagctgggaatgtaaaactgtaactgtcaaactgtaaacataataatgcccatatgatacactaatgcagttttcattaattagctacttcattagaaccttgaaagagaccactatatgtgtaattttgtgtaatttggcttgaattttgcttggattattttggtaatacgactacggtcacaccgaccgtaaaaggtaaacaaaacaaacggccgccattcgaggcgtattactatgaatttctgaattcctcgtcgaagtattcttgcataaataaatgcagaatcctttaaatttatgtttttaacctataaggcttaaatttttttaaattattaccaaaaaaaattttaaattaattttacagcgtaaGAACCTTGCcctcgcaaaacatattatttttcctaattttctaatattttttcagttcaaaaaaccagcgaaatgatataaaaataaaattctcattgtgagaccatactgtcaatgaactggctaatacatttttcaattacaattttcttcattaaacccgtattttgttatcgagtatctggtatattttatgtagatctatcgattatcgcggcaatgaagtagctaatgcattattctaatgcattagagcgccatatagtcgtcttgctcgcacttgtgtaaaacgctattgcgctgtcaaat
It contains:
- the LOC108078503 gene encoding mitochondrial sodium/calcium exchanger protein isoform X4; protein product: MRLRTRGSKWNFTQLDYEFENFFMNISCVAVMRLPYSMRCMMAKRAHDCKRIINFFNYFRMMYCYIDIDNKTTEILLMCLFLLICVVFLWVMSYNISTFFAPVLKIVSWKLHMNEYLAGVTFLAFGNSCPDIIANLMPVRADAPIFTIAVGNALAIILLSGGAVCFLRPFKINGHCTVRDLLFLLLGVEVLRYVMVRGGPGTVTMWESIGLIFVYVVYVTVNVIDLVIMRYSMKKLRRELEEMKSLPTIPQNEYAARMGKLTSWEVDDELPIHDTTKYRRSTASGSHFIEATHAGYFVTPKQRDPPETVDVEKNRTYLYNSENPKNLMLFREFLESLNPIDGEAWELGGCCQRFFLIIRSPLVLLLLVFIPVVDFEKDKHGWSKLLNCLQIVLNPFVVITLVHSAVSSKYHTWYITLNLSISMWSPCLTLPLAIAIFLHSRTDVPPCYHLFYHNHMDSGHRVGGALRDCGHCL